The sequence GAGGATCCAGAGAGCTGTGAGGAGCAGATCCTCAGGGGATCGGGCATCATTTGGGTGCGATCCTCAGTGATGGGTCAAGGGAATCCTGGCAGCACCTGCTGAGCGGAttgcagagggcaggagggagaggacCGCCACGTGGATCCTGGAGGGGGTGGATCTGTGGAACGCTGGGctaggggatggggtgggaagaggaactgcaggtgctcagctgatgtaaattcgGTGGAAGTCGTTGGCGCCGAAGGCAGCATTGCACTTGGGGCACTTGCGCTGCCGGGTGTCGTAGCGGGTCTTGACGCAGTCAAAGCAGAAGACGTGGAAACACTTGGTGAGCACCGCGTCCTTCTTGCGTGTGTTGCAGCAGGGACAGGTCAGCTTGGCctaggggggcagggagggcacaGACCCtgttagtggggggggggggtgggcttccttccccccaaccccagagcctgaGCACAGGCCCTCCCCAAGCTTCGTGCCTCCCTGCACCCCCGGCCCCCGTGCCAggcttccccctcctcccgcagctgccccctgcccaccTTGTACTCTTTGATCTCCTCCTGCAGTATCTCGTCAGCGTCGGCGTACACCTCCACCTTCTTCTGCTTCTCCAGCTTGCGCCGCAGCCGGGAGATGTCCTCCTGGAGTGCAGGGAAGATCCAGTCAGCAAGAGGGCCCgggccctccctgcccctccccccagtatgCCCCACAAGCCCCCGCCCCCTACCTGGGCCCTCTTGAGGTTGAAGGACTCCTTCTCCTTGGCAGCGCGGTTCTCGGCCATGCAGGCCTGGATCTCTTTCAGCTTGCACTGCACATGCTCCTGCTGCACCTTCAGGTCCTCGGCCAGCTGGGCCGCTTCCACCGCCTGCAGGAGGAGGGAATGTCAATCATTGCGAGCTTCCCCCTGAACAGTGCCTCCGGCACTGTAATCTACCCCTATGGGAGTGCTCCCACTGGGGAACACCCCACAGCACTGCCAGCTTCCCCCCACAGGAGGGCCTCAGCCACAGAGCCCATCCCGATGCTGGTAGCTTCCCTCCAGCAGCATCACCAACAAACGTGGAGATATTGGTCATATTTTTATAACCAACatgtgtgactcagtttccccacccgcTGAGCGGAACTGGGCAGGTGACTCCTAGGGGAGAGAGGCATGAGGCCAGGCCAAGCATCTGGGATGAGATCGGGTACACTGGGATCCACACCTGTGAACAGGAACCCCAATGACAGACCAGGAAGCAGAGGGACTCTTGAGTGGGAGAAGGCTGGGCTGAGGCAGCAGAAGCTTAGCCAAGAAATAAGGGTTCTCCCAGGAGACTGCCCTGTGGGTGCAAAAGAGCCGCTGCCGCCACCCCACTCCCCCTCGCCTGCGGATCGCCCTCATCAACCCCCCCGACCCAGgtccccagcccacagccctgccccccaactcacCTTCCTCTTGTTGAGCTCGAGGGCCTGGCTACGCAGGGTCAGCTCCTTCTCCACCGTGCCCAGGTTCCCCTGCAGCACccgctccttctcctccagcttcTGCACCACCAGCAGCTGGGCGTCCACCTGCAACGCAGCCCGGTCAGGAGAGCGCCGCCTGCCGACTCGCAGCCAgccagctgcccccaccccctgcctgccaggggagagcaccccctaatgaacccccaccccaaccacacAGGCCCACCCTGCTGAACCCCCATGCTCCTCTGTGCAACCCAGTGCCCCCTAGTGCCGCACTGAGGCACACGCTGCTTGTGTGGGAAGAGCGGTCCCTAATGAGCTAGGGTCGCTAACCCTCCCAGTTTTCCCAGAAGTCTCCCGGAATTGggctctatctcctggaggctactgaagccaaacagGGAGATTTTAGGCGCTAAAAGtccagcggcacagtggggctaaggcaggctccctgcctgccctggccctgcgccgctcctggaagcggccggcacgtccctgcggcccctgtggggagggagcaggggggtctCTGCTCACTGCCCCAACCCCGAgcgccaactctgcagctcccattggccaggaactgcagccaatgggagctgcatgggcagagcacagagccccctggtgACCCcccgcagggacatgccggccacttccaggagttgcaaggggccagggcaggcagggtgcctgccttagccccactgcgccgcccattgggagctgcctgagataaGCGCCGTCCTGCTGtagcctgcagcccctccagcaccccaaccccctgccccaccgctGAACCCCttcccggagccagcaccccacaccctcacatccctgccccagccctaagccccctcctagAGCCAGCACCctacaccccctcccgcatcccaatcctctgccccagccctgagccccctcccggagccagcaccccacatgccctcccatactccaacccCGTGtctcagctctgagccccctccaagagccagcaccccaaccccctgccccaaccctgagtcccctcccgcacccaaacaccctcctgcacccaagcccctgtcccagccccctcctgcatccaaactccctcccagagtctgcacccctcaccttgtcccgcaccccaaccccctgccccagccctgagccccctcccacacccaaactccctcccagaatccacactccctcctccatcccaagcccctgccccagccctgagccccttataaaacccaaagtccctcccagagcttgcacccgcatcccctcctgcacctcaaccccctgccccagactcagcccggagtcccctcccacactgcaaacccctcagccccagcccagagacggcactccctcccgcacactaaccccctgccccagcccagtgaaaatgagtgagagtGGAAgaagagcaagcgacagagggaggggggatggagtggggagggtggggcctcggagaagaggcagggcaagggtgtttgggtttgtgtgataacacagttggcaaccctactactgagccccccatcccactccctgcagcaccccctacCTGTGACTTGAGAGCCAGCACCTGATCTGCCAGCTCGTCCTTCTCCTCACGCAGCAGCTTGTGGATCTGGTTGGACTTGATCCGCTCTGACATGAGCTTGAAGTTGGCATCGTCCTTCTCACGCAGCTGCTGCATGAGGCGCATGTTCTGCTCCTGCATGTCCTCGAAGGCCTGGCCAGTCACATCCATCTCCGACAGCAGGGCCTCCTCCTCCTGAAGCCCGAGGCCGTGAGGTCAGGGGGGCCTGGATGCTCTCCCCTGCTAAGTCCTTTCTGCCAGattgcccagccccacccccagagctccccaatcctgccagttctcccctccccaccccattcagGGGAAACTCCCACCACTAACCACCCCCAACCCAGCCACCCTCCACTCCCCTACCCCAGTACCTGCTTGGTAGCAGCCAGTTTCTTCTGCAGGTGCTCAATCTGCTCCTCTGCCAGCTTGATCTTGCGCAGGGCATCCTCGTCGGCCATCTTCTTGCTctccttcttctccttctcctccagctcccgTACCCGCCCTCGCAGCTCCTCCACCTGCATGGGGCAGAGATGGCGTCACAACCCCATAgctccccccccgcagctcctccACCTGCAGGGGGCAGAGATATGGTGTGTCAGCCCCATAACCATTCCCGCAGCTCCTCTGCCTGCAGGGGGCAGAAAGACGGGGGTCACTGTCCCATATCTGCCCATACAGAGAGTGAGGCAAACCCTACCCCTCAACCTGCATTCTACCCATAGACCCACCCTCCAGACCCCCCCAGCCCACAAGGGTCTCACTCACTTCGGCCTTCGTCTTCTTCTCAGCGGCCATGAGCTGCACCTTGTCCCGCTGCTCCTTGGGGGCTGATTTGTACATGTCCAGCAACAGCTTCATCTCCTTCTGGCTCTCCTGGGCCTTCCTGGGGGGGAGAAGAATCAAGGCCCTGCACACCACAGCCAGCCTGGGACCCCCTGCgagctcctcccccccacccccttcccccggacgcctgggttttCTCACTTGAGCTCAATGCGCAGCTGCTTGAGCAGGTCTGAGTCCTTCTTCTTGGGGTCATCGCTGCTCTTCTGGCGGTCGCGCTCACGAGCCGAGCCATCCCTGTCGCGGTCCCGCGAACGCTCCCGgtcccccccacggccccccttGGGGCGCTCTGGTGGTTCCTTGATGCGAGGAGGGGGGGGCGGCTGGGGAGCCGGTGGGagtggctcctcctcctccttcttcacACCCCCTTCAGGCAGGGGCACTGCCTCCTCCTTCTTTACCACAGCCACCACTGCCTCCTTCGGCTCCTTCTTCACCTCTAGGGCAGGCGTgcccccctcttcctccttcacCGCCACAGCTGGGACCCCGCCCACCGGCTCCTCCGGCCCAGGTGCGGggggcagcacagctgagccGCAGGGGAAGCCACTTGACTGCATTCGGatctgggagagagagagtcgGAGTGAGACACCTGGGCTGCAGATTCCCTAAACCCCACACCTCCCCAACCCATCCCTCCCTGACCCCCCTAAGCCAATCCCCAAACCCCGCATCCCCCCCACAGATCCCTCCCTGGCCCCCCAAGGGGATCCTTAATCAAGCCTCTCCCCTAGAACAGATCCTTCCCTGCCCCAAATGGATCTCTAAATTCAGAGCCACGCTTCAAGTGGATCCGTCTCTGCCCCTCAGAGCAGATCCCTAAATggatccctccctccctgcccttgcTCCAGTCAAGCCCTCCCCTCCCGCAGAGCGGACCGTTGAGCGCACCCCTCCCCAGCGGATCTCTCACCTTGTTGATCTCAGCCTGCACCTCACGCAGCTTGCGCTTGTATCGCTGCACGTCTCCTTTCAGCTGATGGTTGTGGTTCTGGAGGCTGCTAATCAGGTGGCGCATCTCCCTGTTAATGGGAcctgggggggaagggcagggttaCACAGGGGGAAGAGGAACCTGCTGTCTCAGGACGGGGGGAAGCACTTGAGAAACGGGGGGCATCTGCCATGGGGGGTAGGTGGCTGGTGGCAGGGCACTGGTGAGGGAAGCTTCCAGCAGGCAGAGACAGAGCTCCCTTATGAGGGGCCGGCCTGCCCACCCCACTGGGCTACACTACGTGGGGGAGGCACGCACTCCACACAAGGCTGTACCACAAAGTTACACACTGGGCCGGGTGATACACCATGTCGGCCTGTACCACGGGGccgggcatgggggagggggaagtgtctCTTTCTCACCCGCTTGCTCATTGGCAGCCAGGTTCTGCTCGAACTCGATGCGCAGCATCTCGTATTCCTTGCGCACCTGGGCCAGCGTGTCCTCCAGCTGGATCACCTCCGTGCGCAGCTTCTTCTGCAGGTTCAGCTCGTCGCTCTGCATTGGGgcgggcggagggtgagagacgGGGGGAGGAAtcactctcccccaaccccagttGGCTTCCCTGCAGGCAGCATGGTAAGCGCTCCTCCACCCCTGGCCACCCACATCCCAACGCAATGAGGCACTGCACCAGAAATGGTGCCCTCCAACGTGGCACAGGCTCTCCCGAACAGTAACCGCCCCCTGCACAGAAGGCGTGGTGCATTCCCCTcacaggccccgcccctcccaagaggccccgcccccaccgtgactcctccccccagcctcacctCCATGTGCTCAATGTGGCGCAGGTGGCTGTTCTTGGTGGTGAGCAGCAGGGCGCGcgcctcgtccagctgggtcttCACCTGCAGGCTCTCGTTGTAGAGCAGCGAGAACTGGGACTGCAGCACCTTGTAGTCCAGGGTCTCCTTCACCGCCTCCTCGGGCAGCGACCGCAGCGCCACCTGCGGGCCTGGGGAGTCACTGCCACAGACACcggcctccacccccagccagcctccccacatctccccccaGGCCTGGCTCCAGGGGGCGCCGCCCTCCACCCCTCCCGGCCAGGCCCCACCgcccagcctggctccagggGGCGCCGCCCTCCACCCCTCCCGGCCAGGCCCCACCgcccagcctggctccagggGGCGCCGCCCTCCACCCCTCCCGGCCAGGCCCCACCgcccagcctggctccagggGGCGCCGCCCTCCACCCCTCCCGGCCAGGCCCCCACCgcccagcctggctccagggGGCGCCGCCCTCCACCCCTCCCGGCCAGGCCCCACCgcccagcctggctccagggGGCGCCGCCCTCCACCCCTCCCGGCCAGGCCCCACCgcccagcctggctccagggGGCGCCGCCCTCCACCCCTCCCGGCCAGGTCCCATCACCGAGCCTGGCTCCAGGGGGTGCTGCCCTCCACCCCTCCCGGCCAGGCCCCACCgcccagcctggctccagggGGCACCGCCCTCCACCCCTCCTGCCCAGGTCCCATCACCTAGCCTGCTGCCCTCCACCCCTCCCGGCCAGGCCCCACCgcccagcctggctccagggGGTGCTGCCCTCCACCCCTCCCGGCTCCAGAGGGCGCCGCCCTCCACCTCGTTACCTTGAGCTTCTCATTGGTCCTGAcagcctgctgcagctcctgctgcagcttctccagCTCGGCCATGCGGCTGTTGGCCAGCTCCTGGTTCTCCTCCAGCTCCGCGTTCAGCATCTCAAACTGCCGAGACGGACTCTGTCATCGGAGCCCTATCTCCCACCCGCCTCGAGACCCCCACCCAGTGGCTGCCTCAACACATGCTATGAgaccccaccctcccagccccgCTCCTTCCTGCACCAGGACCCCACCCAGCACGAAGATG comes from Lepidochelys kempii isolate rLepKem1 chromosome 6, rLepKem1.hap2, whole genome shotgun sequence and encodes:
- the RNF40 gene encoding E3 ubiquitin-protein ligase BRE1B, which gives rise to MSGPGSKRAAGDGGSGPPEKKANREEKTTTTLIEPIRLGGISSTEEMDLKVLQFKNKKLAERLEQRQAFEDELRERIEKLEKRQATDDATLLIVNRYWSQLDENVQVLLRGYDGDCEPPPPAAPAVPSAEEPGPEPTGPDPENTASPSTEGPDRTETALPVAAPSTPWKAGGLLLNEPALSFLATLASSSSEEIELQLQERMEFSKAAVSRVVEVSNKIHRRTEELCQKIHARADLDQLDEALKSLNKELMRENQRLQDLAMQLQEKHHKISLEYTELQDKVTSSETKVLEMETTVEDLQWDIEKLRKREQKLNKHLAEALEQLNSGYYVSGSSGGFQGGQITLSMQKFEMLNAELEENQELANSRMAELEKLQQELQQAVRTNEKLKVALRSLPEEAVKETLDYKVLQSQFSLLYNESLQVKTQLDEARALLLTTKNSHLRHIEHMESDELNLQKKLRTEVIQLEDTLAQVRKEYEMLRIEFEQNLAANEQAGPINREMRHLISSLQNHNHQLKGDVQRYKRKLREVQAEINKIRMQSSGFPCGSAVLPPAPGPEEPVGGVPAVAVKEEEGGTPALEVKKEPKEAVVAVVKKEEAVPLPEGGVKKEEEEPLPPAPQPPPPPRIKEPPERPKGGRGGDRERSRDRDRDGSARERDRQKSSDDPKKKDSDLLKQLRIELKKAQESQKEMKLLLDMYKSAPKEQRDKVQLMAAEKKTKAEVEELRGRVRELEEKEKKESKKMADEDALRKIKLAEEQIEHLQKKLAATKQEEEALLSEMDVTGQAFEDMQEQNMRLMQQLREKDDANFKLMSERIKSNQIHKLLREEKDELADQVLALKSQVDAQLLVVQKLEEKERVLQGNLGTVEKELTLRSQALELNKRKAVEAAQLAEDLKVQQEHVQCKLKEIQACMAENRAAKEKESFNLKRAQEDISRLRRKLEKQKKVEVYADADEILQEEIKEYKAKLTCPCCNTRKKDAVLTKCFHVFCFDCVKTRYDTRQRKCPKCNAAFGANDFHRIYIS